The proteins below come from a single Pseudomonadota bacterium genomic window:
- the dnaX gene encoding DNA polymerase III subunit gamma/tau, producing MSYQVLARKYRPQKFSEVVGQDHITTTLKNALAQGRIHHAYLFTGVRGVGKTTVARLFAKALNCESAREFEPCGECGPCREITDGRSLDVQEIDGASNNGVDEVREIRERVKYVPSSCRYKIYIIDEVHMLSTAAFNALLKTLEEPPPHVVFMFATTESHRLPATILSRCQRHDFRRIPAPLISSALSRIASQESVSIEDDALRLIAREATGSLRDAQSLFDQAIAYSGRQISYESMKGMLGFLDRALLFGTVEAVLARDPARALAALDEIFSTGADLARFAGDVLEVLRHLLVLAECKGERVSLDLTSEESDILLKLANGADATLLHQMFSTWYGIAEQLSHSPFPKMLLEVGLMRMCRIGPAQPIAEVVARLDALLDEGAGAAPAPAPAPSAPAPEPRREMAAAEAEYDAEAAPSDLAFEPVDMEVERRWQEFMRWLVTEKPQAAAIVQQGSLESLSADCAKIRFDNPHFADMLAEEERKTSVEGLMAAFFKRPMRIAISSEAATKDAAKRHDKAGDKSALVKEALSDDIVRQAADILGAKLHDVKTNFR from the coding sequence ACCCTCAAGAACGCCCTCGCCCAGGGGAGGATCCACCACGCCTACCTCTTCACCGGGGTCCGCGGCGTGGGCAAGACCACCGTGGCGCGCCTCTTCGCCAAGGCGCTCAACTGCGAAAGCGCCCGCGAGTTCGAGCCCTGCGGCGAGTGCGGGCCCTGCCGCGAGATCACAGACGGCCGCTCGCTCGACGTTCAGGAGATCGACGGCGCGTCCAACAACGGCGTGGACGAAGTGCGCGAGATACGCGAGCGCGTGAAGTACGTGCCCTCCTCCTGCCGCTACAAGATCTACATCATCGACGAAGTCCACATGCTCTCCACCGCGGCGTTCAACGCGCTGCTCAAGACCCTCGAGGAGCCGCCGCCGCACGTCGTGTTCATGTTCGCCACCACCGAGTCCCACAGGCTCCCCGCGACCATACTCTCCCGCTGCCAGAGGCACGACTTCAGGCGGATACCGGCCCCGCTCATCTCCTCCGCCCTCTCGCGCATAGCCTCGCAGGAGTCGGTCTCCATCGAGGACGACGCGCTCAGGCTGATCGCGCGGGAGGCCACCGGGAGCCTGCGCGACGCCCAGTCGCTCTTCGACCAGGCGATCGCCTACTCGGGCAGGCAGATAAGCTACGAGTCGATGAAGGGGATGCTGGGCTTCCTCGACCGCGCGCTGCTCTTCGGCACCGTGGAGGCGGTACTGGCGAGGGACCCGGCGCGGGCGCTGGCCGCGCTCGACGAGATATTCTCCACCGGCGCCGACCTCGCCAGGTTCGCGGGCGACGTGCTGGAGGTGCTGAGGCACCTGCTGGTGCTCGCCGAATGCAAAGGGGAGCGCGTGAGCCTGGACCTCACCTCCGAGGAGTCCGATATCCTCCTCAAGCTGGCGAACGGGGCGGACGCCACTCTCCTCCACCAGATGTTCTCCACGTGGTACGGGATAGCGGAGCAGCTCTCACACTCGCCGTTCCCGAAGATGCTGCTCGAGGTGGGCCTCATGAGGATGTGCCGGATCGGCCCCGCGCAGCCGATAGCGGAGGTGGTGGCGAGGCTCGACGCCCTGCTCGACGAAGGGGCCGGGGCCGCGCCCGCGCCTGCGCCCGCACCATCCGCGCCGGCGCCTGAGCCGAGGCGCGAGATGGCGGCCGCCGAAGCGGAGTACGACGCGGAAGCAGCGCCGTCCGATCTCGCCTTCGAGCCGGTCGACATGGAGGTGGAGAGGCGCTGGCAGGAGTTCATGCGCTGGCTCGTGACCGAGAAGCCGCAGGCCGCGGCGATCGTCCAGCAGGGCTCGCTCGAATCGCTCTCTGCCGACTGCGCAAAGATCAGGTTCGACAACCCGCACTTCGCGGACATGCTCGCGGAGGAGGAACGCAAGACCTCGGTGGAGGGGCTCATGGCCGCGTTCTTCAAGCGGCCAATGAGGATCGCGATCAGCTCCGAGGCGGCGACCAAAGACGCCGCGAAGAGGCATGACAAGGCCGGGGACAAGAGCGCCCTGGTGAAGGAGGCTCTCAGCGACGACATCGTGCGGCAGGCTGCCGACATACTGGGCGCAAAGCTGCACGACGTCAAAACAAACTTCAGGTAA
- a CDS encoding YbaB/EbfC family nucleoid-associated protein translates to MDMKSIMKQAQALQSEMAKKQEELSKRTFEASAGGGMVTAAVNGRHELIKLSIDPSVAGGSDVQMLEDLVTAAVNEAFKRSSEAMQSELSGMMGGLGGLGGMFG, encoded by the coding sequence ATGGACATGAAATCCATAATGAAGCAGGCGCAGGCGCTCCAGTCGGAGATGGCCAAAAAGCAGGAGGAGCTCTCCAAGAGGACCTTCGAGGCCTCCGCAGGGGGAGGCATGGTCACGGCGGCCGTCAACGGCAGGCACGAGCTGATCAAGCTCTCCATTGACCCCTCCGTGGCGGGTGGCTCCGACGTGCAGATGCTCGAGGACCTTGTGACCGCAGCGGTCAACGAGGCGTTCAAGAGATCCAGCGAGGCGATGCAGTCCGAGCTCTCCGGCATGATGGGGGGCTTAGGGGGACTGGGCGGGATGTTCGGGTGA
- the recR gene encoding recombination protein RecR, with the protein MTPIDRLIHELAKLPGIGERTAQRLAFFILRQPREYAEALSGALADVKEKVRLCSECQNLTERDPCGICGDSRRIQDVICVVEEPSDVMAVERTHSFRGRYHILHGALSPLDGIGPDDIKVAELIRRLESGGVSEVIVATNASVEGEATALYLSRLIRPTGIRITRLASGIPVGGNLEYIDASTLSRALEERREI; encoded by the coding sequence ATGACTCCGATCGACAGGCTGATACACGAGCTGGCCAAGCTCCCGGGCATAGGCGAGCGCACGGCCCAGAGGCTCGCCTTCTTCATCCTCAGGCAGCCGAGGGAGTACGCGGAGGCGCTCTCCGGCGCGCTCGCGGACGTGAAGGAGAAGGTCCGCCTCTGCTCCGAGTGCCAGAACCTCACCGAGCGCGACCCGTGCGGAATCTGCGGCGACTCCCGCCGCATCCAGGACGTTATCTGCGTGGTCGAGGAGCCCTCGGACGTCATGGCGGTGGAGCGCACGCACTCGTTCCGCGGACGCTACCACATCCTGCACGGCGCCCTCTCGCCGCTGGACGGGATCGGCCCCGACGACATAAAGGTGGCGGAGCTCATACGCAGGCTCGAGTCGGGCGGCGTCTCGGAGGTGATCGTCGCGACAAACGCCTCAGTCGAGGGGGAGGCCACGGCGCTCTACCTCTCCAGGCTCATCAGGCCCACCGGCATACGCATCACGAGGCTCGCCAGCGGCATCCCGGTCGGCGGCAACCTCGAGTAC